The DNA window ACGTTAGTCCTCTTGTCCTTAGGCATGACGCCCAGGTAGTCTGCCACCTCATCAAGTGTCTTGACCTTGACCTCCTCTATCCCCTCAGCGAAGTTATAGAGGTCGACGTTCAGCCTCCCCTGCACCGACACGTGGCCGAAGACGCTGGGCGTGGGCTCGGCCCCGGCCTTCCTACCTACCTCAAGCTTCACCCCGTTGGCCCTAGCCCTCTCGAGCAGGTAGGGCCAGTCGAAGGAGTTCTGGTTGTAGCCAACTATTATGTCGGGGTCCTTCCTCTTAATGATGTCAACGAACCTCTGTATGACCTCCTTGTCTGAGTGCCCTGAGGCCTGGAGCTGGAGCCTCTCGCCGTCGTTAAACGCCAGGCCTATTATTATAACTGGGTCCCTGGCCGGGTTGGGGGAGCCCTGGGGGTTATAGGCCTCTATGTCGAAGGCCATTACCCTCAGGCCCTCGAGCGGGTCAACGTCAGCTAGAGAGGGGTCCTCCTCAGGTTTACTAAGTAGCCTGTAGGAGCCGTCAGCTATCACGTCGCTCCTGGCCAGCTGTTCGACCTCAGCGACGTACCACCTCATGGGGTAGAGGTTCAGGTCTATGAGGTACCTCATTGAGAACCTGACGTCAGCTTCAAGGACGTCTGAGACGCCCGACAGCTTTGCGGCTGCGTCCCTGTAGTCTCTGACCGTCTCCGGTATCACGGTGGTGACCTTGAGGGCCGTGACGGGCCTACCGAAGTACTTCATGTTGACCTTCTCAACGGAGGTTATTGGGCTCCTGGTCTTTGAGAGCCTTTTCAGCTCGGCCGCCAGCCTGTCAGTGTCCTCGCCATCCCTGGGGAGGACGTAGAAGTATGGTCTGAAGGCGTCGTCCAGGAGCAGGAGCCTCCTGCCCCTTGAGTCCCTGGCCCACAGCTCTATTATAGGCCTGCCGCCCTCGATCGAGTAGCTTACGTCAAGGAGCTGAAACGTGAGCCTCTCGACCACCAGCTGCACCATGTACTGGTGTGAGGCGAGGCCTTAAGGTGTTACGCTCAAAGCGAGGCCGCCAGGGCCATGAGGCCACTGGCAACGACGAGGGCAGACATGACCCAGTAGGCCGCCGCCCTGGCCCCCTTAGCCTGGCCTCCCCAGCAACGTCCTCCCTTGACGCTATCTTGCCAAGCATGTAGAGGAGTGGCGCCAGGATTATTGTAAAGGCCGCCATGAGGTCAAGTATGAGGCTTATGAGGCCGCTGAGCGAGAGGGCCACTATCACTACAGCTGGGACGCTCTCAACCACGTAGGTGAGCCTGTAGGCCAGCGTGCCCCTCCTGAAGTTAACAGCCTCCAGGAAGCCCCAGGCGGAAGCCATGGAGATCACCACGAGGGCGAGGAAGCCTGAGGCAATGAAGCCGACTCCCATGACATACCTGCTCAGGCTCCCGAGGGGCTGCAGGGCCTCTGTAAGCGCCTCAGCGTTGAGCGCGTCCCCCACCCTCTGGCCGAGAAAGATGCCAACAATCACGGTTGCAGCCATGAGAAGCTCAGACACTATTGCGCCTAACAGGGTCTCAGCCCTCTCCGGCCTCAGGTCCTTTGGCCTCAGGCCCTTCCTGGCGTCCGCGCCGGAGTGGAAGAACAGCATCCATGGCATTATTACAGAGCCAACGCTCGCCGCTAACATGTAGTCAAAGTCGGGCCTCCAGATGGGCCACGGCGACAACAGCGAGGTGCCGAGCCTTGTGGGGTCGGGCCTCACCATAAAGGCGGTTAACAGCAGGGCGGCGACCAGGACGAAGCTTATCGGGAGAAGCGCGGCCTCTGTGTGCCTGTACCTTCCGCTCCAGGCCACGGCTATGTGTATGAGGAACACCGTCAGCAGCCCAGGGAGCACGGGGAGGCCGAGAAGCTTCAGCCCGACCGCTATGCCAGCATACTCAGCGACATACTCCATGACGTCAGCTGTTGCCATCGGTATTGATGCCAGCTGGGCAGCCCTTCGGCCATAGAGCTGCCTTATGGCAGTCCCCAGGCCCATGCCTGAGACGGTCCCCAGCACGCCCGCCACGTCCTGTATTACGAAGAGAGGCACTGTGAGGGCTAGCATCACGCCTACCATCAGGTAGCCCCACGTGGCCCCGACCTGGAAGCCAGTCACTATTGAGGCCACGTCCACGTCAGCTATCATCACTAGCCACGCTGGGCCGAAGGTCCTCAGCGCGTCCCTGATACTGCTGGCGTTCAACCCTGCAGCTACACCATCCTTTCTGTCGGGCTCTGAGGCTTTTAAGTGCGCCTAAACATTAATCTTATTTATTTAATACCGCTTATCCGATTCTAGGTAACAATAAGTGAATAAAACTGAAGGGGAGCAGTTAGGGCCTAGGCTGGGGCTTGAGGGGTATTATAGTAGCGCTTGAGGGCATAGACGGCAGCGGCCTGACGACACACTCAAGGCTGTTGACCTCAAGGCTGTCAGGGGTGGGCCTCAGGGCGGTCTACACGAAGGAGCCCACAGGGGGTCCGGTCGGGCAGCTGATAAGGCAGCTCCTGGCGTCCGGGAGGCCTGACCCCAGGGTCGCGGCGCTCCTCTTCGCAGCGGACAGGGCCTGGCACCTCAGCCAGGACCCCAGCCTGCCCGGTGGCGTCCTTGGGGCGCTGGAGCAGGGCTACGTAGTAGTCATGGACAGGTACAAGTACAGCTCAATCGCCTACCAGGGGGCCTCGGGGGCTGACCCGGGGTGGCTCTGGGAGGTCAACAGCTTCGCGCCCGAGGCGGACATAATAGTCTTCATAGACGTGCCTGTGGAGGTCGCAGTGGCCAGGGTAATGAGCAGGGAGGTGAGGGAGGGCTATGAGACAGAGCGGTTCCTGAGGGCCGTCAAAGAGGCCTTCGAAGGTGTTCTCAGGGAGGCAGAGGCCAGGGGGGCCAGGGTCCTGAGGCTGAGCCAGGTGAGGGACGGCAAGGTAATGGATGTTGAGGCGTTCTCGTCACTGCTCTTTGATAAGGTCAGCGCGCTGCTCGAGGAGTCCCGCCGTTGAGAAAAGGTTAAATTTTGAGGCGACGAGAGACCCTTGGGCCAGGTGTGATCTCATGGCAAGGGACAAGACAACAGGCGCGGCGCTGCTGATCATATCTGTGCTTGTTATAGTAGTCTACAACTTCGTCATGTGGTACCCGTCGCTGGCTAATATGGCCTCATACTTCCTGCTCAAGTTGACGGACTCCATATTGATAGTGGTTGTCCTTGCTATACTGGCGTGGATAGGCTACACGCTCCTCACGACGCCTCCGCCTAAGCCCATAGAGGAGATAGAGAAGGAGCTGGAGAGTGAGCTGAAGAACATAACGGCCCAGAAACAGGCCCCCTCATCGGAGGGCGGCAAGGATCAGAAGTAAAATATGTTTGTTATAGAGAAAGTGCCGTGAACTTTTATTATTTCTGAGCGGCCTCACACGTGGCATGGGTGAACTTTTGAGGGGCAGGCTGAGCAGATTAAGCCTAAGCACAACGTCAACGATCATCATAATTATAATTGTTGCTGTGGCTGCCATAGCTGGGGTAGCAATCCTTGGCCCCCGCGCGGCCC is part of the Acidilobus sp. 7A genome and encodes:
- a CDS encoding divalent metal cation transporter; protein product: MNASSIRDALRTFGPAWLVMIADVDVASIVTGFQVGATWGYLMVGVMLALTVPLFVIQDVAGVLGTVSGMGLGTAIRQLYGRRAAQLASIPMATADVMEYVAEYAGIAVGLKLLGLPVLPGLLTVFLIHIAVAWSGRYRHTEAALLPISFVLVAALLLTAFMVRPDPTRLGTSLLSPWPIWRPDFDYMLAASVGSVIMPWMLFFHSGADARKGLRPKDLRPERAETLLGAIVSELLMAATVIVGIFLGQRVGDALNAEALTEALQPLGSLSRYVMGVGFIASGFLALVVISMASAWGFLEAVNFRRGTLAYRLTYVVESVPAVVIVALSLSGLISLILDLMAAFTIILAPLLYMLGKIASREDVAGEARLRGPGRRPTGSCLPSSLPVASWPWRPRFERNTLRPRLTPVHGAAGGREAHVSAP
- the tmk gene encoding dTMP kinase, which encodes MRGIIVALEGIDGSGLTTHSRLLTSRLSGVGLRAVYTKEPTGGPVGQLIRQLLASGRPDPRVAALLFAADRAWHLSQDPSLPGGVLGALEQGYVVVMDRYKYSSIAYQGASGADPGWLWEVNSFAPEADIIVFIDVPVEVAVARVMSREVREGYETERFLRAVKEAFEGVLREAEARGARVLRLSQVRDGKVMDVEAFSSLLFDKVSALLEESRR
- a CDS encoding transcriptional regulator: MARDKTTGAALLIISVLVIVVYNFVMWYPSLANMASYFLLKLTDSILIVVVLAILAWIGYTLLTTPPPKPIEEIEKELESELKNITAQKQAPSSEGGKDQK